A window of the Halichoerus grypus chromosome 2, mHalGry1.hap1.1, whole genome shotgun sequence genome harbors these coding sequences:
- the LGALS3BP gene encoding galectin-3-binding protein: MAVPLLLWMWLLAAGTQGEKDGDMRLADGNTANEGRVEIFYRGQWGTVCDNLWDLTDASVVCRALGFVNATEALGGAAFGPGAGPVMLDEVECTGTEPSLASCRSLGWLRSHCRHNQDAGVVCANETRGAHTLDLSDELPAALEQIFDSQRGCDLSIRVRARDQEEEGLDLCAHRLILSTNREAQALWKEPGPTVTMEVDAECLPVVKDFIRYFYSRRLDISLTSVKCFHKLASDYRAQQLQSFCASLFAILLPEDPSFQTPLDLYTYALATQDPMLEELCVQFLAWNFKALTQAEAWPGVPTALLQVLLSRSELAVPNELALLTALDVWSQEKQPSHREVESLVEKVRFPMILPEDLFELQFNLSLYWSHEALFQKKILQALEFHTVPLRLLAQYRGLNLTEDAYQPRLYTSSTWSASVSGNSWASSGYWNDPYRSFQTPQHPSFLFQTRRISWSLVYLPTVQSCWNYGFSCSSDEVPLLHLSKSDYSEPTIGYENKALILCEGRFVAHVTDFEGQKAMIPSALRTNSSRSTSLFPCPAGSFSSFQAVIRPFYLTNSSGVD, encoded by the exons ATGGCTGTCCCACTGCTCCTCTGGATGTGGCTGCTGGCTGCAGGGACTCAAG GCGAGAAAGATGGGGACATGCGGCTGGCTGATGGGAACACCGCCAACGAGGGTCGCGTGGAGATCTTCTACAGAGGCCAGTGGGGGACCGTGTGTGACAACCTGTGGGACCTGACGGATGCCAGCGTCGTCTGCCGGGCCCTGGGGTTTGTGAATGCCACCGAGGCTCTGGGCGGAGCCGCCTTTGGGCCAG GCGCCGGCCCGGTCATGCTGGACGAGGTGGAGTGCACGGGCACGGAGCCCTCACTGGCCAGCTGCAGGTCCCTGGGCTGGCTGAGGAGCCACTGCAGACACAACCAGGACGCCGGCGTGGTCTGCGCCAACG AAACTCGAGGTGCCCATACCCTTGACCTGTCGGATGAGCTCCCTGCAGCCCTTGAGCAGATCTTTGACAGCCAGAGGGGCTGTGACCTGTCCATCAGGGTGAGGGCGAGGGACCAGGAAGAGGAGGGCCTGGACCTGTGTGCCCACAGGCTGATCCTGTCTACCAACCGCGAGGCCCAGGCCCTGTGGAAGGAGCCGGGCCCCACGGTCACCATGGAGGTGGACGCAGAGTGCCTGCCTGTCGTTAAAGACTTTATCAG GTACTTCTACTCCCGAAGGCTGGATATTTCCCTGACATCCGTGAAGTGCTTCCACAAGCTCGCCTCTGACTACAGGGCCCAGCAGCTGCAGAGCTTCTGCGCCAGCCTCTTTGCCATCCTCCTCCCTGAGGACCCCTCTTTCCAGACGCCCCTGGACCTCTACACCTATGCGCTGGCCACGCAGGACCCCATGCTGGAGGAGCTGTGCGTGCAATTCCTGGCCTGGAACTTCAAGGCCCTGACGCAGGCCGAGGCCTGGCCGGGCGTGCCCACGGCCCTGCTGCAGGTCCTGCTCTCCAGGAGTGAGCTGGCCGTGCCCAACGAGCTGGCCCTGCTGACTGCCTTGGACGTGTGGAGCcaggagaagcagccttcccacagGGAGGTGGAAAGCCTGGTGGAGAAGGTCCGGTTCCCCATGATACTGCCCGAGGACCTGTTCGAGCTGCAGTTTAACCTGTCCCTGTACTGGAGCCATGAGGCGCTGTTCCAGAAGAAGATCCTGCAGGCGCTGGAATTCCACACCGTGCCCTTGCGGCTGCTGGCCCAGTACAGAGGCCTGAACCTCACCGAGGATGCCTACCAGCCCCGGCTGTACACCTCGTCCACCTGGAGTGCCTCTGTCTCCGGCAATTCCTGGGCCTCGTCTGGCTACTGGAACGACCCCTACCGGTCCTTCCAGACCCCACAGCACCCCAGCTTCCTGTTCCAGACCAGGCGCATCTCCTGGTCTCTGGTCTACCTTCCCACCGTCCAGAGTTGCTGGAACTATGGGTTCTCATGCTCCTCGGACGAGGTCCCCCTCCTGCACCTCTCCAAGTCTGACTACTCGGAGCCCACCATCGGCTATGAAAACAAAGCCCTGATCCTCTGTGAGGGGCGCTTCGTGGCCCACGTCACCGACTTTGAGGGCCAAAAGGCCATGATCCCCAGCGCCCTGCGCACCAACAGTTCCAGGAgcacctccctcttcccctgcccggCAGGCTCCTTCAGCAGCTTCCAAGCGGTCATCCGCCCCTTCTACCTGACCAACTCCTCAGGCGTGGACTAG